TTAGCTGTTATGTTAACGCATGTACCCTTTTTACTGCGTTGAATAGCTTCAATGCTATTGATTATAATGTTTTTTAATACTGTGATAAGACCTTCACTTTGTCCTAACACCATAAAATCATTACTTACATCGATATATATTTTTATATCCGATGAATTTTGATGGCCTAGCATATTTACACTATCGTTAATAACTTTCATAATTGATACTGGGTAGCTCATAGACTTTTTATCAATGGCACTATGACTACTATCTAGTAATTGCCCAGTAATGGTTGCAATTTTACGAATAGCTTTTTCACAATCATCTAGGCACTCAATGGTGTCATCGGGGATGGTTTTAGATTTATTTATGGCATCTTGGAGATATTCAATATTTCCTAATATTGCTGCTGCTGGATTATTAACTTCATGCGCAACCGATGAGGCTATTCTCCCGATTGTTGCTAAAGCATCAGTTTGTTCTAATGCTTTACGGCTAACTTCAAGAGTTTGAGTGCGTTCTTCGACTAAGGTTTCAAGATGCGTTCTTAATTCGTTAAGTGCATTCGCTTCTTTGCTAAAATGGATAATAATCTCATATGCTACAAAGCCAACTGGTAACATAAGACCAGCATTTAAAAGATATGGAGTAAGCAATAAACCGTATACAACCAATGAATCATTAGTAGCCATCAGCAGCAGTGCCACAATACATAAGGTATGCAACAAGGCACGCGGGTAGCCTCTCTTAATTGCAATAACAAAACGGGTGCCGACATAAACTAAACCGCAAGCTATAGTCAAAAACACTATACCAGCGTAAATAGTTGGTGTCGGAGATTTATATACAAATACTCTATTAGCTATCGCTAATGTACGTATTTCATCGCTAAAAACAAGTCCTGGCAAAAATACAAGCACCGCCGCACTTGCACATAGCAAAACCAATAAATGGCGGATGC
This window of the Deltaproteobacteria bacterium genome carries:
- a CDS encoding HAMP domain-containing histidine kinase, which codes for MILPQLFSIISATFAFVVALLVLVFTRAPGWHNQRRFVYVALSAGLYAISFYIYLVVESSTIIIIFSKIGLLTLATHVVAWSYYADAVLHKHTVRIRHLLVLLCASAAVLVFLPGLVFSDEIRTLAIANRVFVYKSPTPTIYAGIVFLTIACGLVYVGTRFVIAIKRGYPRALLHTLCIVALLLMATNDSLVVYGLLLTPYLLNAGLMLPVGFVAYEIIIHFSKEANALNELRTHLETLVEERTQTLEVSRKALEQTDALATIGRIASSVAHEVNNPAAAILGNIEYLQDAINKSKTIPDDTIECLDDCEKAIRKIATITGQLLDSSHSAIDKKSMSYPVSIMKVINDSVNMLGHQNSSDIKIYIDVSNDFMVLGQSEGLITVLKNIIINSIEAIQRSKKGTCVNITAKRQDNNAFVVIADDGPGMDANTLKHAFEPFFTTNKIGRGVGLGLTVARGLINSMGGSLKIESTLTLGTSVFITLAIAI